The proteins below are encoded in one region of Microvirga ossetica:
- a CDS encoding NADPH-dependent F420 reductase encodes MRIGVIGIGEMGGTLARRWSEKGHDVRVANSRGPEAVQQFADEIGATATDIYGAVESADVVLLSMPFPAVAKLPNDLFDRAATGVVIIDTANYYPDVRDPRIAEIDAGMPESVWTSKQLGRPIFKAFNSIMFHALSELGKPEGSPDRIAIPIAGDDAWGKQVVVGLVSEMGFDPVDGGSLEESWRQQPSTPAYCCDYGVEKTQEGIRAAARGKAEKIRDNEWRESYGKLFANKPAYADVHADVIALNRSLNPL; translated from the coding sequence ATGAGGATTGGCGTTATTGGCATTGGCGAGATGGGGGGAACTCTCGCCCGCCGATGGAGCGAGAAGGGTCACGACGTGCGGGTCGCGAATTCCCGCGGCCCCGAGGCAGTCCAGCAATTTGCGGATGAAATCGGGGCAACCGCTACGGATATCTACGGCGCCGTAGAGAGCGCGGACGTCGTGCTGCTATCCATGCCATTTCCCGCTGTGGCGAAGCTGCCCAACGACTTGTTCGATCGCGCTGCGACAGGCGTGGTGATCATCGATACAGCGAACTATTACCCCGACGTGCGCGATCCGCGCATTGCGGAGATCGACGCCGGCATGCCGGAAAGCGTCTGGACATCAAAGCAGCTCGGCCGCCCCATTTTCAAGGCGTTCAACAGCATCATGTTCCACGCCCTCTCTGAACTGGGAAAACCCGAAGGCTCGCCGGATCGGATAGCTATCCCAATCGCAGGTGATGATGCTTGGGGAAAACAGGTTGTAGTGGGCCTGGTGAGTGAAATGGGGTTCGATCCGGTCGACGGCGGTTCGTTAGAGGAGTCGTGGCGACAGCAGCCTTCGACGCCTGCCTATTGCTGCGACTACGGCGTGGAAAAGACACAGGAAGGAATCCGGGCGGCGGCTAGGGGCAAGGCGGAGAAGATTCGCGACAATGAGTGGAGAGAGAGTTATGGTAAGCTCTTTGCCAACAAACCGGCCTATGCTGACGTCCATGCCGATGTCATCGCACTGAACCGTTCACTGAATCCACTCTGA
- a CDS encoding SRPBCC family protein, producing MTKETTSFVYVTYILSTPEKVFEAITKPDIARRYWGHENVSDWKPGSKWEHIRANDERTVELVGEVVEVSPPTRLIFTWANASQASDPASYSRVTFSIEEYDNMVRLTVTHDELEAGSGMVAGISKGWPMVLSSLKSFLETGSAIDVFAKPKAA from the coding sequence ATGACCAAAGAGACGACGAGCTTCGTTTACGTGACCTACATTCTCTCGACCCCAGAAAAGGTGTTCGAGGCCATCACGAAACCGGACATCGCCCGGCGTTACTGGGGCCACGAGAACGTCTCCGACTGGAAGCCCGGATCGAAATGGGAACACATCCGTGCCAACGATGAGCGGACTGTCGAACTCGTCGGCGAGGTCGTTGAGGTCTCGCCGCCGACCCGACTTATCTTCACCTGGGCCAATGCCTCGCAGGCGTCCGATCCGGCAAGCTACAGCCGGGTGACATTCTCGATCGAGGAATACGACAACATGGTCCGCCTAACGGTCACACATGACGAGCTCGAGGCCGGCAGCGGGATGGTGGCCGGGATCAGCAAGGGTTGGCCGATGGTCCTCTCAAGTCTGAAATCCTTCCTGGAGACCGGCAGCGCGATTGACGTCTTCGCAAAACCAAAGGCGGCCTGA
- a CDS encoding ArsR/SmtB family transcription factor yields MDADKVFKALGDPTRRKLLDLLCEQNGQTLGQLCENLDMARQSATQHLGILEAANLVSTVRRGREKLHFINPVPLHEVYERWVRKFERQRLSLLHDLKKELEGE; encoded by the coding sequence ATGGACGCTGACAAGGTTTTCAAGGCGCTGGGAGACCCGACCCGCAGGAAGCTGCTCGACCTTTTGTGCGAGCAGAACGGGCAGACGCTCGGCCAGCTCTGCGAGAACCTCGACATGGCCCGGCAGTCCGCCACCCAGCACCTCGGGATTCTTGAGGCTGCCAATCTTGTGAGCACGGTGAGGCGCGGCCGGGAAAAGCTGCATTTCATCAACCCAGTGCCACTCCATGAGGTTTACGAGCGATGGGTGCGGAAATTTGAACGGCAGCGGCTCAGCCTGCTGCACGATCTTAAGAAGGAACTCGAAGGAGAGTAA
- a CDS encoding plasmid pRiA4b ORF-3 family protein, with product MIWRRVQVPASLTLRELHGIIQVVMGWEGIHLFQFMLRARRFGSLELAARSPDGIVNLTPGRHSCRRCCPPQASPDQPTRAVPVASRQEMKAQSRATRYSLAERR from the coding sequence ATGATCTGGCGGCGGGTTCAGGTGCCAGCCAGCCTAACGCTGCGGGAGTTGCACGGTATCATCCAGGTCGTGATGGGCTGGGAGGGCATCCACCTGTTCCAGTTCATGCTCCGGGCCAGACGGTTCGGCTCTCTGGAGTTGGCGGCCCGGTCTCCAGATGGTATTGTCAACTTGACGCCCGGTCGGCACAGCTGCCGCAGGTGCTGCCCCCCTCAAGCCAGTCCAGATCAGCCTACGAGGGCAGTCCCGGTTGCATCGCGCCAAGAAATGAAAGCGCAATCGCGGGCCACGCGATACTCACTGGCGGAAAGACGGTGA
- a CDS encoding IS6 family transposase: protein MSTMSNPYRGFRFPAEIINQAVWLYHCFSLSLREVELILAARGIVVSYETIREWSLRFGRDYANTLKRRRPQPGDKWFLDEVFVRIRGKLHYLWRAVDQHGNVLDVLVQSRRNKTAAKRFFRKLLKGLCYVPRVIVTDKLGSYGAAKREILPGVEHRQSRYLNNRCEVSHQPTRRRERHMRRFKSVRQAQQFLATHTPIHNHFQLRRHRLSASEYRVARDCAFISWRDATGTALVG, encoded by the coding sequence ATGAGCACGATGTCCAACCCGTACCGCGGCTTCCGCTTTCCCGCTGAAATCATCAACCAGGCGGTCTGGCTGTATCACTGCTTCAGCCTCAGCCTGCGGGAGGTTGAACTGATCCTGGCCGCTCGCGGCATCGTGGTCAGCTACGAGACCATCCGTGAATGGAGCCTGCGCTTCGGCCGTGACTATGCCAACACCCTCAAACGGCGCCGGCCGCAGCCTGGCGACAAGTGGTTTCTGGATGAAGTGTTCGTGCGCATCCGAGGCAAACTGCACTACCTCTGGCGGGCCGTTGATCAGCACGGCAACGTGCTTGATGTGCTGGTGCAGAGTCGCCGCAACAAGACGGCCGCCAAGCGCTTCTTCCGCAAGCTGCTCAAGGGCTTGTGCTATGTGCCCAGGGTCATCGTGACCGACAAACTTGGATCCTATGGTGCCGCCAAGCGTGAGATCCTGCCAGGCGTTGAGCATCGGCAGAGCCGGTATCTCAACAACCGCTGCGAGGTGTCGCACCAACCCACCCGACGGCGGGAGCGTCACATGAGGCGGTTTAAGTCAGTCCGGCAGGCACAGCAATTCCTCGCCACTCACACTCCGATCCACAACCACTTCCAACTCCGCCGTCACCGTCTTTCCGCCAGTGAGTATCGCGTGGCCCGCGATTGCGCTTTCATTTCTTGGCGCGATGCAACCGGGACTGCCCTCGTAGGCTGA
- a CDS encoding lysozyme inhibitor LprI family protein: protein MVLPKDEIPFEDCPMPGKAFCLTALSILLLTAAWQPVQAASFDCTKAEAADEEAVCADRHLNDEDAEMSVLYTQLKPLLGMGSHGDLDEAQVAWLKRRAGCKDNRICLSKAYSDRILQLRGGFEALTKRSPS from the coding sequence ATGGTTCTCCCTAAAGATGAAATCCCTTTTGAGGATTGCCCAATGCCCGGAAAAGCCTTCTGCCTTACTGCTCTCTCAATCTTACTGCTGACGGCAGCATGGCAGCCCGTCCAAGCCGCCAGCTTCGACTGCACCAAGGCCGAAGCGGCCGACGAGGAGGCTGTCTGTGCCGATCGCCATCTGAATGATGAGGATGCTGAGATGTCCGTCCTCTACACTCAACTCAAGCCTCTTCTCGGCATGGGCTCCCACGGCGACCTCGATGAAGCACAGGTCGCCTGGCTCAAACGGCGCGCCGGTTGCAAGGATAATCGTATCTGCCTGAGCAAAGCCTATTCCGACCGGATCTTGCAGCTGAGAGGAGGCTTCGAGGCACTCACCAAACGCAGTCCTTCCTGA
- a CDS encoding glycosyltransferase family 4 protein has product MRIAQVAPLAEAVPPKLYGGTERVVSWLTEELVRQGHDVTLFASGDSKTAAKLVPCVPQALRLAGIRDHIASHLVMLNEVRARADQFDVIHFHVDLLQHVLFQDLAHKCLTTLHGRLDLPDYMPVFRTFNEMPLVSISNSQRVPMPPHVNWLATVHHGLPPSVCPFHEVGGEYLAFLGRIAPEKRPDRAIQIATQAGIPLKIAAKVDPADQAYYDEAIAPLLDHPLVEFIGEIDESAKGDFLGRALALLFPIDWPEPFGLVMIEAMSAGTPVIAFRNGSVPEVVADGVTGFIVETMDEAVTAARQVESLGRAGVREVFECRFTVARMAKDYVHAYDTLLTKGGTDQRHLVAAE; this is encoded by the coding sequence ATGCGGATCGCACAGGTTGCCCCCTTGGCCGAGGCCGTCCCGCCTAAACTCTATGGAGGGACCGAGCGGGTGGTGTCCTGGTTGACTGAGGAGCTCGTGCGTCAGGGTCATGATGTGACCCTGTTTGCTAGCGGCGATTCCAAGACAGCCGCAAAACTCGTCCCCTGTGTTCCCCAGGCGCTGCGCCTTGCAGGGATCCGGGACCATATCGCCAGTCACCTCGTCATGCTGAACGAGGTGCGGGCGCGGGCGGATCAGTTCGACGTCATCCACTTTCATGTCGACCTGCTGCAGCACGTCCTGTTCCAAGACTTGGCGCATAAGTGTCTCACAACCCTCCATGGCAGGTTGGATCTGCCCGACTACATGCCGGTGTTCCGGACCTTCAACGAGATGCCGCTGGTCTCCATCTCCAACAGTCAGCGGGTCCCCATGCCGCCGCATGTGAACTGGCTTGCTACGGTTCACCACGGATTGCCGCCCAGCGTCTGTCCCTTCCACGAAGTGGGTGGGGAGTATCTCGCCTTCCTGGGCCGCATCGCACCGGAGAAGCGACCGGACCGTGCGATCCAGATCGCGACACAGGCCGGTATTCCATTGAAGATCGCTGCCAAGGTTGATCCGGCGGATCAGGCCTACTATGACGAGGCCATCGCGCCGCTGCTCGACCATCCCCTGGTTGAGTTCATCGGCGAGATCGATGAGAGCGCCAAGGGCGACTTTCTCGGGCGTGCTTTGGCGCTGCTATTCCCGATTGATTGGCCCGAGCCTTTCGGTCTGGTGATGATTGAGGCCATGTCGGCCGGGACGCCTGTGATCGCCTTCCGCAACGGCTCAGTCCCTGAGGTTGTTGCTGATGGCGTCACTGGTTTCATCGTCGAGACAATGGATGAAGCGGTCACGGCCGCTCGTCAGGTTGAGAGCCTGGGTCGAGCGGGTGTGCGGGAAGTCTTCGAGTGCCGCTTCACGGTGGCTCGCATGGCCAAAGACTATGTCCATGCTTACGACACCCTGCTGACAAAAGGCGGCACTGATCAGCGCCATCTGGTTGCGGCAGAGTAA
- a CDS encoding amylo-alpha-1,6-glucosidase: MSERVMGPASDHPEPSSEQLSEHYIEAQTSLVERSLRTLKTGDAFVVLDTHGDCGTVPDSPEGLFFQDTRYLSRFEMRFEGKRPLLLGSVIQDDNAALTVDLTNPDIRPGEDTALPRDIIALNRTKFLWKGVLYERIGLRNYDAHRRVFRLECRFDADFCDLFEVRGMQRDHRGHLSIKTVTPDRIVFSYEGLDGIVRQSMLHFEPWPTRLEAKRAIYEMALEPDERRSILISVACEEQKTGEIFSPEVPNFLKAYRDTRRALRATTREIAKIKTSNHLFNEVISRSASDMYMLVTPTECGLYPYAGIPWYSTVFGRDGIITAMMLLWADPSIAKGVLRYLAEMQATDVDPAADAQPGKILHERRLGEMARLGEVPFRRYYGTVDATPLFVMLAGQYYERTGDQETIKAIWPNIEAALRWCDEYGDRDGDGFVEYHRETDQGLANQGWKDSHDSIFHADGSGAEGPIALCEVQAYVFAAKQAAARLATTLNQADISNRLAKEAINLRERFEAAFWCEDISTYALALDGAKRPCRVRASNAGHALFAGIAAPERARRVARTLMSPDFFSGWGIRTLARGEARYNPMSYHNGSIWPHDNGMIALGMAQYGLKHEAAQVFRALFEVASYQELRRLPELFCGFTRRRHRGPTAYPVACSPQAWAAATPFALLGSSLGLELNHEGNAVRFNDPTLPSFLDEVLIHELRVNASTFDLRLHRYGQDVSLNVLKRAGDARILLAK; the protein is encoded by the coding sequence ATGAGCGAACGCGTCATGGGACCGGCCTCGGACCATCCAGAACCTTCTTCGGAGCAGCTTTCGGAACACTACATTGAGGCTCAAACATCCTTGGTCGAACGGAGTTTGCGAACGCTGAAGACGGGCGACGCCTTCGTGGTGCTCGATACCCATGGCGACTGCGGTACCGTGCCGGATAGTCCAGAAGGCCTGTTCTTCCAGGATACTCGTTACCTTTCACGGTTTGAGATGCGGTTTGAGGGCAAGCGCCCCCTGCTGCTGGGCTCAGTCATTCAGGACGATAATGCAGCGCTCACGGTTGACCTGACGAATCCCGACATAAGGCCGGGGGAGGACACCGCGCTGCCGCGGGACATCATCGCACTCAATCGAACCAAGTTCCTTTGGAAGGGGGTTCTCTACGAGCGAATTGGCCTGCGCAACTATGACGCTCACCGGCGGGTCTTCCGCCTCGAATGTCGGTTCGACGCCGATTTCTGCGACCTGTTCGAGGTCCGCGGTATGCAGCGGGATCATCGCGGTCACCTTTCAATCAAGACCGTGACTCCCGACCGGATCGTGTTCAGCTATGAGGGACTCGACGGGATCGTCCGTCAGTCCATGCTGCACTTCGAGCCGTGGCCAACACGCCTTGAGGCTAAGCGAGCCATTTACGAGATGGCGTTGGAGCCAGACGAGCGCCGCTCGATCCTGATCTCGGTGGCATGTGAGGAGCAGAAAACTGGGGAGATCTTTAGTCCCGAGGTACCTAACTTCCTCAAGGCCTACCGAGACACCCGTCGAGCCTTGCGGGCGACGACGCGGGAGATCGCCAAGATCAAAACTTCGAACCACCTCTTCAACGAGGTTATCTCCCGCTCCGCGTCCGATATGTACATGCTGGTCACGCCCACCGAGTGCGGCCTCTACCCTTATGCCGGCATTCCCTGGTACAGCACGGTTTTTGGTCGTGACGGCATCATCACCGCAATGATGCTTCTGTGGGCAGACCCATCCATTGCAAAAGGCGTGCTGCGCTACCTGGCTGAGATGCAGGCTACCGACGTCGATCCTGCCGCCGATGCTCAGCCCGGCAAGATTTTGCACGAGCGTCGCTTGGGCGAGATGGCTCGCCTCGGCGAGGTCCCGTTCCGGCGCTACTACGGCACAGTGGACGCAACACCCCTTTTCGTTATGCTGGCAGGCCAATACTACGAGCGCACGGGCGACCAGGAGACCATCAAGGCAATCTGGCCGAATATCGAAGCGGCCCTGCGCTGGTGCGATGAGTACGGTGATCGCGACGGCGATGGCTTTGTCGAGTATCACCGGGAAACGGATCAGGGGCTAGCCAACCAGGGCTGGAAGGACAGCCACGATTCCATCTTCCACGCGGATGGCTCGGGAGCCGAAGGTCCGATCGCACTCTGCGAGGTACAGGCATACGTCTTCGCAGCCAAGCAGGCTGCCGCGCGGCTGGCGACGACACTCAATCAAGCAGATATCAGCAACCGGCTTGCCAAGGAAGCCATCAACCTTCGTGAGAGGTTCGAGGCAGCATTCTGGTGTGAGGATATCAGCACCTACGCCTTGGCACTCGACGGAGCTAAGCGGCCCTGCCGTGTGCGGGCATCCAACGCCGGGCATGCCTTGTTTGCCGGCATTGCTGCACCGGAGCGGGCCCGCCGGGTTGCGAGGACATTGATGAGCCCCGACTTTTTCAGCGGCTGGGGCATCCGCACGCTCGCGCGGGGCGAAGCGCGGTACAATCCAATGTCGTACCACAACGGCTCAATCTGGCCGCATGACAATGGGATGATTGCGCTCGGTATGGCGCAGTATGGCCTGAAGCATGAGGCGGCGCAGGTTTTCCGGGCCTTGTTCGAGGTCGCAAGCTATCAGGAATTGCGCCGTTTGCCCGAACTGTTCTGCGGGTTTACGCGCCGGCGCCACCGGGGACCAACGGCCTACCCGGTTGCCTGCTCACCGCAGGCGTGGGCCGCGGCGACACCGTTCGCGCTTCTTGGATCGAGCTTGGGGCTGGAACTCAATCATGAGGGAAATGCGGTTCGGTTCAACGATCCAACCTTGCCAAGCTTCCTGGACGAGGTCTTGATCCACGAGCTTCGCGTGAATGCCTCAACGTTTGATCTGAGACTACATCGGTATGGACAGGATGTGTCGCTGAATGTCTTAAAGCGCGCGGGCGATGCCCGCATTTTGCTTGCGAAGTAG
- a CDS encoding helix-turn-helix domain-containing protein translates to MVDVFRVPMDVTYALAGGEPALMAYRRWRNISRDDLAEKSGISKEAIKAIEEGNKDIEEEMLEILSMVLKVPQDQLI, encoded by the coding sequence ATGGTTGATGTCTTCCGAGTCCCGATGGATGTTACCTATGCGCTCGCAGGCGGCGAGCCCGCCCTAATGGCTTATCGCCGATGGAGGAACATCTCGCGCGATGACCTCGCCGAAAAGAGCGGCATTTCCAAGGAGGCCATCAAAGCAATTGAAGAAGGCAACAAGGATATCGAGGAGGAGATGCTCGAAATCCTCTCAATGGTCCTCAAAGTGCCTCAGGATCAGCTGATCTAA
- a CDS encoding RHE_PE00001 family protein: MLNFSISNQEQPKSFELPEIPWEKVVGRLEKVALEIKSFDARLEASGLAAGWQSRCDMNEAVRSLLLDGYLVDIGDLVLHDAGMDVRSPTHELTRAASALRARRAAMVRKAPWPISYDGLAALRGIGPLKPDEPKAKGKRKVDPDDEEAYPAFANDADPWEAHFAEIDALLDRTDKVLAGETPLPKSRSHLVYDPDRDEAENEDAWLDMVKRVSHWPAVAAAAVAWDAWLDLNLYTRQPWLGLIMAASILRARGLTSHLLPLAAGFKQSKFRPQGREGILEKLQGFCQVLEEAVEIANKDLERLILARELMNRVADKCRSNSRLRELVNLFLSRPLVTVPLGAKLLKVTPKAVDLMLLQLGGALPRELTGRRRYRAWGIV; encoded by the coding sequence ATGCTTAACTTCTCGATCTCAAATCAAGAGCAACCAAAGAGCTTTGAGCTCCCCGAGATCCCTTGGGAGAAAGTCGTCGGTCGTCTGGAGAAAGTCGCGCTCGAAATAAAATCCTTCGACGCCCGCCTTGAGGCGTCTGGATTAGCCGCTGGCTGGCAATCCCGGTGCGACATGAACGAAGCGGTGAGATCCCTTCTGCTGGACGGTTATCTGGTCGATATCGGCGACTTGGTGCTGCATGACGCCGGCATGGACGTGCGGAGTCCGACTCACGAGCTCACGCGAGCTGCATCAGCTTTAAGGGCGCGACGGGCTGCAATGGTCAGGAAGGCGCCCTGGCCAATTTCCTATGACGGTTTGGCGGCTCTGCGAGGAATTGGACCGCTGAAACCCGATGAGCCGAAGGCCAAGGGCAAAAGAAAGGTCGATCCGGACGATGAGGAGGCCTATCCAGCCTTCGCCAACGATGCCGATCCGTGGGAAGCGCACTTTGCGGAAATCGACGCGCTGCTTGATCGGACTGATAAGGTTCTGGCCGGCGAAACTCCGCTCCCGAAAAGCCGATCCCATCTGGTCTACGATCCGGATCGGGACGAGGCTGAGAATGAAGATGCCTGGCTTGATATGGTGAAGCGGGTTTCCCACTGGCCGGCAGTCGCCGCGGCCGCCGTCGCCTGGGACGCCTGGCTCGATCTGAACCTCTATACCCGGCAACCATGGCTCGGATTGATCATGGCCGCGTCGATCCTCCGGGCTCGAGGACTGACAAGCCACCTCCTGCCGCTCGCGGCCGGGTTCAAGCAATCGAAGTTCCGGCCGCAGGGCAGGGAAGGGATCCTCGAAAAACTGCAGGGCTTCTGCCAGGTGCTCGAAGAGGCCGTCGAGATCGCGAACAAGGATCTGGAGCGGCTAATCCTCGCCCGGGAGCTGATGAACCGGGTGGCCGATAAATGCCGCAGCAATTCCAGGCTGCGCGAGCTCGTGAACCTGTTCCTGTCACGCCCTCTTGTGACGGTGCCACTGGGCGCGAAACTGCTCAAAGTTACGCCCAAGGCCGTGGACCTGATGCTCCTGCAGCTGGGAGGGGCGCTGCCGAGGGAATTGACTGGCCGGCGGCGCTATCGGGCCTGGGGGATCGTGTAG
- a CDS encoding IS1182 family transposase: protein MSLHPEPIGEIPAETVRVARAAFPKGNIVTRLRDEFSILYQDEDFRRFYPSRGQPALAPWRLALITIFQFLEHLSDRQAADAVRARIDWKYALGLELTDPGFHFSVLTEFRARLVAGQAEHLLLDTMLERFKARGLIKARGKQRTDSTHVLGAVHDLHLLELVAETLRATLDDLAAVVPDWVRVIAQPAWFERYAHRIEDYRLPKSREKREALSLEIGTDGFFLLDALDDASAPAAARAVPMVQTLRDVWRVHYARDDGRPRWRAGAELPPVGERLQSPYDPEMHYCTKRQMEWSGYKVHVTETCDDDAAHLITHVKTCPAMEQDMTSTAEIHACLAAKGLLPSEHYVDSAYIDAALLVSSRQDHGISLEGPVRGVSSWQARTGQGYDLPNFVIDWEREQVTCPQGKVSATWRVARREDGSPRINAVFSRSDCGACAVRALCTPAKEARRAVYFHTRQEYEALNAARSRMHDPTWKERYHIRAGVEGTLSQGVRGFGMRRSWYIGLLKTGLQEVCSAAAMNVLRVVHWLDGWPRTKTRVTRFAALAPAL, encoded by the coding sequence ATGAGCCTTCATCCCGAGCCGATTGGTGAGATCCCGGCCGAGACCGTGCGAGTCGCCCGGGCAGCTTTCCCTAAGGGCAACATTGTGACCCGGCTCCGGGATGAATTTAGCATCCTCTACCAGGATGAGGACTTCCGACGGTTCTACCCGAGCCGGGGGCAACCCGCCCTTGCGCCGTGGCGGCTGGCTTTGATCACGATCTTCCAGTTCCTCGAGCACCTCAGCGATCGACAAGCCGCTGACGCTGTCCGGGCCCGGATCGACTGGAAGTACGCCCTGGGGCTCGAGCTGACTGATCCCGGGTTCCACTTCAGCGTGCTCACCGAATTTCGGGCCCGCCTTGTCGCCGGCCAGGCCGAGCATCTGCTGTTGGACACCATGCTCGAGCGGTTCAAGGCCCGCGGTCTGATCAAAGCGCGCGGCAAGCAACGCACCGACAGCACGCATGTGTTGGGGGCCGTGCATGACCTCCATCTTCTGGAACTCGTCGCTGAGACGCTGCGCGCCACTCTCGATGATCTGGCCGCCGTTGTTCCGGACTGGGTTCGCGTGATCGCTCAGCCGGCTTGGTTCGAGCGCTATGCACATCGCATTGAGGACTATCGTCTGCCCAAGAGCCGGGAGAAGCGTGAAGCTCTCTCGCTGGAGATTGGCACGGACGGGTTCTTCCTGCTCGACGCCTTGGACGATGCGAGCGCACCGGCTGCGGCGCGAGCGGTGCCGATGGTGCAGACGCTGCGCGACGTGTGGCGGGTGCATTACGCACGGGACGATGGGCGGCCGCGCTGGCGGGCTGGAGCGGAACTGCCACCGGTCGGCGAACGGCTGCAGTCGCCCTATGATCCCGAGATGCATTACTGCACAAAGCGTCAGATGGAGTGGTCCGGCTACAAGGTCCATGTCACCGAGACCTGCGATGACGATGCCGCGCACCTGATCACGCACGTCAAGACCTGCCCGGCGATGGAGCAAGACATGACGAGCACGGCCGAGATCCATGCGTGCCTGGCCGCCAAAGGCCTCCTGCCTTCTGAGCATTACGTGGACTCGGCCTACATTGATGCGGCCCTGTTGGTCAGCAGCCGGCAAGACCACGGGATCTCGCTCGAGGGGCCGGTGCGGGGCGTATCGTCCTGGCAGGCCCGCACGGGACAGGGATATGATCTGCCCAACTTCGTGATCGACTGGGAGCGCGAACAAGTGACCTGCCCACAGGGTAAGGTCTCCGCGACTTGGCGCGTCGCGCGCAGAGAGGATGGGAGCCCGCGCATCAATGCCGTGTTCAGCCGCTCTGATTGTGGAGCCTGCGCCGTCAGAGCGCTGTGCACGCCCGCGAAGGAAGCCCGCCGCGCCGTCTACTTCCACACGCGCCAAGAGTACGAGGCATTGAATGCAGCCCGATCCCGGATGCACGATCCAACATGGAAGGAGCGGTATCATATCCGGGCTGGCGTCGAGGGCACGCTCTCACAGGGTGTGCGGGGATTCGGAATGCGCCGGAGCTGGTATATCGGGCTCCTGAAGACCGGCCTCCAGGAGGTGTGTTCGGCGGCTGCGATGAACGTCTTGCGGGTCGTACACTGGTTGGACGGATGGCCGCGCACCAAGACGCGCGTGACCCGCTTTGCTGCGTTGGCGCCAGCCCTCTGA
- a CDS encoding ABC transporter substrate-binding protein gives MRRRQFITLFGRATLLWPLGVWAQQVNEVPRVGVIVQGDAHLVGLSGLRKGLAELGAAEGKQFNLAVRDTQGNLKAAEGAAAELERNGVAVIVSFGMSPILAVKRATTTVPMVYVGGTDPVAGGLANSVAKPGGRVTGVHHLQAELTGKRLELFRELVPALRRVAIFYNPSNPVAQSAMGLARDAAQIFGLDLVERQVTSPEEIRREAEGLSRLVVDGYYFISDATIIGQQHTITDAANRIRLPTMALELDIVRRGALAGYGLNYGELGRLAAKFVQRILAGDRPGDLPIEDISVPALGINLKTARAIGIEVPRDILVRADEVIE, from the coding sequence ATGAGGCGTCGCCAGTTCATCACGCTCTTCGGGCGAGCAACTCTCCTCTGGCCCTTGGGAGTATGGGCGCAGCAGGTCAATGAGGTCCCACGTGTTGGCGTCATCGTGCAGGGCGACGCTCACCTCGTCGGTCTCTCGGGACTGCGGAAAGGCCTTGCGGAGCTTGGAGCGGCGGAGGGCAAGCAGTTTAACTTGGCCGTCCGTGATACCCAGGGTAATCTCAAGGCGGCCGAAGGAGCAGCCGCCGAATTGGAGCGCAACGGCGTTGCAGTGATCGTCTCATTCGGAATGTCGCCGATCCTCGCCGTCAAGCGCGCAACAACCACCGTGCCGATGGTGTATGTGGGAGGAACCGATCCGGTAGCCGGGGGGCTCGCAAACAGCGTCGCGAAGCCCGGCGGGCGGGTTACGGGCGTTCACCACCTCCAAGCTGAACTGACGGGCAAGCGCCTCGAGCTTTTCCGCGAACTGGTCCCAGCCCTTCGGCGGGTCGCTATTTTCTACAATCCCAGCAATCCGGTTGCCCAATCTGCCATGGGTTTGGCGCGGGACGCCGCCCAGATCTTCGGGCTTGACCTCGTCGAGCGTCAGGTCACTTCGCCCGAGGAGATTCGCCGAGAGGCTGAAGGGCTAAGCAGACTCGTGGTTGATGGCTACTACTTCATCAGTGACGCCACGATCATCGGACAACAGCACACCATCACCGATGCGGCCAATCGCATCCGGCTCCCGACGATGGCGCTTGAATTGGATATCGTCCGCCGCGGCGCGCTTGCGGGCTACGGGCTCAACTATGGTGAATTGGGACGTCTGGCGGCGAAATTCGTCCAGCGAATCCTCGCCGGCGACCGACCAGGGGATCTACCGATTGAGGACATCAGCGTGCCGGCCCTCGGCATCAATCTCAAGACGGCTCGGGCTATCGGTATTGAGGTGCCGCGGGACATCCTTGTCCGAGCAGATGAGGTGATCGAATAA